A genomic segment from Sphingomonas astaxanthinifaciens DSM 22298 encodes:
- a CDS encoding flavin-containing monooxygenase, which produces MESSPIKAASAVDVDVLLIGAGLSGIGSAWHLQTYCPTMSYAILEARDAIGGTWDLFRYPGIRSDSDMYTLGYSFEPWTDAKAIADGPSILAYVNRVADKYDIRRHIRFGHKLVSASFDSAAARWTVEVESGGERRTMTARWLHMCTGYYNYSEAYLPDFPGRESFRGPLFHAQFWPEDLDTRGKNVVVIGSGATAVTIVPEMAKDGAAQVTMLQRSPTYMVSRPAVDKVANGLRRLLGSQASYGVVRWRNVLMQQLFFQLARRRPETVKKMIAKGLRKELPRDYAVETHFKPSYNPWDQRVCLVPDADLFAGIREGKVEVVTDTIARIVPDGIELKSGRHLPADIIVAATGLKLQLLSDVAFTIDGVARPLSGTMTYKGMMFAGVPNLSYSFGYTNASWTLKADLTSFYLCRILNHLRDTGRTIAMPVPQADVRPVDFLDFSSGYVQRAKDILPVQGDRAPWKLHQNYMRDLRALKYGKLEDGVMRFSGSTQHADVAA; this is translated from the coding sequence AGCGCCTGGCACCTGCAGACCTATTGCCCGACCATGAGCTACGCGATCCTCGAGGCGCGCGACGCGATTGGCGGGACTTGGGACCTGTTCCGCTATCCGGGCATCCGCTCGGACAGCGACATGTATACGCTGGGCTACAGCTTCGAGCCGTGGACCGACGCCAAGGCGATCGCCGACGGCCCCTCGATCCTCGCCTACGTCAATCGCGTCGCCGACAAATACGACATCCGCCGCCACATCCGCTTCGGGCACAAGCTCGTCAGCGCCTCCTTCGACAGCGCCGCGGCGCGCTGGACGGTCGAGGTGGAGAGCGGCGGCGAACGCCGGACCATGACCGCGCGCTGGCTGCACATGTGCACCGGCTATTACAATTACTCCGAAGCCTATCTGCCCGACTTCCCCGGGCGGGAAAGCTTCAGGGGCCCGCTGTTCCATGCCCAATTCTGGCCGGAGGACCTCGACACCCGCGGCAAGAACGTGGTCGTCATCGGCAGCGGCGCGACCGCGGTGACGATCGTTCCCGAAATGGCCAAGGACGGCGCGGCGCAAGTCACAATGCTGCAGCGCTCGCCGACCTACATGGTCAGCCGCCCGGCGGTCGACAAAGTCGCCAACGGTTTGCGTCGCCTGCTCGGTTCCCAGGCGAGCTACGGGGTGGTGCGCTGGCGCAACGTCCTGATGCAGCAGCTCTTCTTCCAGCTCGCCCGGCGCCGCCCGGAGACGGTCAAGAAGATGATTGCCAAGGGCCTGCGGAAGGAGCTTCCGCGCGACTATGCGGTCGAGACGCACTTCAAGCCGAGCTACAATCCGTGGGACCAGCGCGTCTGCCTCGTCCCCGACGCCGACCTCTTCGCCGGGATCCGCGAGGGCAAGGTCGAGGTCGTCACCGACACCATCGCGCGGATCGTTCCCGACGGGATCGAGCTCAAGTCCGGCCGGCACCTGCCCGCCGACATCATCGTCGCCGCGACCGGGCTCAAGCTGCAATTGCTGAGCGACGTCGCCTTCACCATCGACGGGGTCGCGCGGCCCTTGAGCGGGACCATGACCTACAAGGGCATGATGTTCGCGGGCGTGCCGAACCTCAGCTACAGCTTCGGCTACACCAATGCCTCGTGGACGCTGAAGGCGGACCTCACTTCCTTCTACCTCTGCCGCATCCTCAATCACCTGCGCGACACCGGTCGCACCATTGCGATGCCCGTGCCCCAGGCCGATGTCCGCCCGGTCGACTTCCTCGATTTCAGCTCGGGCTATGTCCAGCGCGCCAAGGACATCCTGCCGGTGCAGGGCGACCGCGCGCCGTGGAAGCTCCACCAGAATTACATGCGCGACCTGCGCGCGCTCAAATATGGCAAGCTCGAGGACGGGGTGATGCGCTTTTCCGGCAGCACGCAGCACGCGGACGTGGCGGCATGA
- a CDS encoding GMC family oxidoreductase has translation MSGEVLEADYVIVGAGSAGCVLAARLSEDPGTRVILLEAGGDDRPGKEKGQFLSNLWIHVPIGYSQTLKDPKVNWLYQTEPDPGTDGRTHVWPRGKVLGGSSSINAMLYVRGQQADYDGWRQLGCEGWAWDDVLPYFRKAQHQANGASDVHATGGPLHVADPADGHAVSEAAIAAAEALGLPRRDCNGPEQEGVNWFQVNIRDGKRCSAAVAYLHPAMGRPNLQVVTHALARRVLFEGKTATGVEFAQGSEVRTVRARREVILCGGAINSPQLLELSGIGQPERLQALGIPVVHASPGVGENLQDHFVVGNTYRLKKGTLSVNELARGPRLVRELGRYLFARRGLLTLSAAHVGIFMRSRPDLAGPDIQFHILPATMDADKLSNEQVMELEKEPGLTIAPCQLRPESRGSVHLKSADPSAHPAIRPNYLADPLDREVIVAGLKFGRQLAATDPLSFYIDHETNPGSDVRTDEQLLAYARTQGTTIYHPVGTCAMGRDERSVVDPELRVIGVDALRVVDASIMPRLVSGNTNAPTIMIAEKAADLIRARTTLSAAA, from the coding sequence ATGAGCGGCGAGGTCCTCGAGGCCGATTATGTGATCGTCGGCGCGGGCTCGGCGGGCTGCGTCCTCGCCGCGCGACTGAGCGAGGATCCGGGAACGAGGGTCATCCTCCTCGAGGCGGGCGGCGACGACCGGCCGGGCAAGGAGAAGGGGCAATTCCTCTCCAACCTCTGGATCCATGTCCCGATTGGCTATTCGCAGACGCTGAAGGATCCCAAGGTCAACTGGCTCTACCAGACCGAACCCGACCCCGGGACGGACGGGCGGACCCATGTCTGGCCGCGCGGCAAGGTGCTGGGCGGCTCCTCCTCGATCAATGCCATGCTCTACGTGCGCGGGCAGCAGGCGGATTATGACGGCTGGCGGCAACTGGGCTGCGAGGGCTGGGCGTGGGACGACGTGCTTCCCTATTTCCGGAAAGCGCAGCACCAGGCCAATGGCGCGTCCGACGTCCATGCGACCGGCGGCCCGCTCCATGTCGCCGACCCGGCCGACGGTCATGCGGTGAGCGAGGCCGCGATCGCCGCGGCCGAGGCGCTTGGCCTCCCCCGCCGCGACTGCAACGGCCCCGAGCAGGAAGGGGTGAACTGGTTCCAGGTCAATATCCGCGACGGCAAGCGCTGCTCGGCCGCGGTCGCCTATCTCCACCCGGCGATGGGGCGGCCAAACTTGCAGGTCGTCACCCACGCCCTCGCGCGTCGGGTCCTTTTCGAAGGGAAGACGGCCACCGGGGTCGAATTCGCCCAGGGCTCCGAGGTCCGCACCGTCCGCGCCCGCCGCGAGGTCATCCTGTGCGGCGGCGCGATCAATTCGCCCCAGCTGCTCGAACTGTCGGGGATCGGCCAGCCCGAGCGGCTGCAGGCCCTGGGAATCCCGGTGGTTCACGCGTCGCCCGGGGTCGGCGAGAACCTCCAGGATCACTTCGTGGTCGGCAATACCTATCGGCTGAAGAAAGGGACGCTGTCGGTCAACGAGCTTGCGCGGGGGCCCCGGCTGGTGCGCGAACTCGGCCGCTACCTCTTTGCCAGGCGTGGGCTCCTGACCCTCTCGGCGGCGCATGTCGGCATCTTCATGCGCTCGCGCCCCGACCTCGCCGGGCCCGACATCCAGTTCCACATCCTTCCCGCGACGATGGACGCCGACAAGCTCAGCAACGAGCAGGTGATGGAACTCGAAAAGGAGCCCGGCCTCACCATCGCGCCCTGCCAGCTACGCCCCGAATCGCGCGGCTCGGTCCACCTCAAGTCGGCCGATCCGTCGGCGCATCCGGCGATCCGGCCCAATTATCTCGCCGACCCGCTCGACCGCGAGGTTATCGTCGCCGGGCTCAAGTTCGGGCGGCAACTGGCCGCGACCGACCCCCTCTCCTTCTATATCGACCACGAGACCAATCCCGGGAGCGATGTCCGGACCGACGAGCAATTGCTCGCTTATGCCCGGACCCAAGGCACCACCATCTACCACCCGGTCGGGACCTGCGCGATGGGCCGGGACGAACGCTCGGTGGTCGATCCCGAATTGCGCGTCATCGGCGTCGATGCCTTACGCGTGGTCGACGCCTCGATCATGCCGCGGCTGGTCAGTGGCAACACCAATGCCCCGACCATCATGATCGCCGAAAAGGCCGCCGACCTCATCCGCGCGCGGACGACGCTGTCCGCGGCTGCTTGA
- a CDS encoding alpha/beta fold hydrolase: protein MRNWAIAGVSLVGGLLGAGLYSQRAARRAEELAPMDGRLVDVGSGITLHVTEDGSGPPLLLIHGLGAQLRSFAKAMVDDLARDHRVIRVDRPGSGYSPPLPSRSQRLDDQADAMAALIDTLGLEKPVVVGHSLGGALALKIAERHGDKLGGLALIAPATQPVRSVPDVFRGLMVPLSVAPLVARTIAVPLALATKDKALATVFAPETVPDDYLTAGGGLLAMRPGNVEAACADLQMARQDAEDMTSRYAAFTLPVAILFGRGDSLLSPAEHGELTVSQIPGATLTLVEGGHMLPFTQPVETAAWVRQVAKAA, encoded by the coding sequence ATGAGAAACTGGGCGATTGCCGGCGTGTCGCTGGTTGGCGGGTTGCTCGGCGCGGGGCTCTACAGCCAGCGCGCCGCGCGCCGCGCCGAGGAGCTGGCACCGATGGACGGGCGGCTGGTCGATGTCGGCAGCGGCATCACCCTCCACGTCACCGAGGACGGCTCCGGGCCGCCCTTGCTCCTGATCCATGGGCTCGGCGCGCAGCTCCGCAGCTTTGCCAAGGCGATGGTCGATGATCTCGCCAGGGATCATCGCGTGATCCGCGTCGACCGCCCGGGTTCGGGCTATTCCCCGCCCCTGCCCTCGCGCTCGCAGCGGCTCGACGACCAGGCCGACGCCATGGCCGCGCTGATCGACACGCTGGGTCTCGAAAAGCCGGTGGTCGTCGGCCACTCGCTCGGCGGCGCGCTCGCGCTCAAGATCGCCGAGCGTCACGGCGACAAGCTTGGCGGCCTCGCCCTGATCGCGCCCGCGACCCAACCCGTCCGCTCGGTCCCCGACGTGTTCCGCGGGCTGATGGTCCCGCTGTCGGTCGCGCCGCTTGTCGCCCGGACGATTGCGGTTCCGCTCGCCCTCGCGACCAAGGACAAGGCGCTGGCCACGGTCTTCGCTCCCGAAACGGTGCCCGATGACTATCTGACCGCGGGCGGCGGGCTGCTCGCCATGCGGCCGGGCAATGTCGAGGCGGCCTGCGCCGACCTTCAGATGGCCCGCCAGGACGCCGAGGACATGACTTCGCGCTATGCCGCGTTCACGCTCCCGGTCGCGATCCTGTTCGGGCGCGGGGACAGCCTGCTCAGCCCGGCCGAGCATGGCGAACTGACCGTCTCGCAGATCCCGGGCGCAACGCTGACCTTGGTCGAAGGCGGCCACATGCTGCCCTTCACCCAGCCCGTCGAAACCGCCGCATGGGTGCGTCAAGTCGCCAAGGCCGCATGA
- a CDS encoding SDR family NAD(P)-dependent oxidoreductase: MNLSGRVAVVTGAGGGIGRGIALALSRRGCHLALADRNAQGLGETRDMVRGVKVTTHVLDVTERDRCRALPAEVVAEHGRVDLLVNNAGVAIGGTFEQVDEADFDWLMEVNFHAVVRLTRAFLPQLKATDSARIVNVSSLFGLIAPPGQTAYSAAKFAVRGFSESLRRELEEAGSTVGVTVIHPGGINTDIARNARPPRHVTNEEAALIADEKDRFQKFLRMSPVKAGEIIVEGIEKERPRVLVGNDARIGALIERLSPVGYWNILKRSMA; encoded by the coding sequence ATGAACCTGTCGGGCCGGGTCGCGGTGGTGACCGGCGCGGGCGGCGGCATCGGCCGCGGGATCGCCCTCGCTCTGTCGCGGCGTGGCTGCCACCTCGCGCTCGCCGACCGCAACGCGCAAGGGTTGGGCGAGACCCGCGACATGGTCCGCGGGGTCAAGGTCACGACCCACGTCCTCGACGTCACCGAGCGGGACCGCTGCCGCGCGCTGCCGGCCGAGGTGGTCGCCGAGCACGGTAGGGTCGACCTCTTGGTCAACAATGCCGGGGTCGCGATCGGCGGCACCTTCGAGCAGGTCGACGAGGCCGATTTCGACTGGCTGATGGAGGTCAATTTCCACGCCGTGGTGCGGCTGACCCGCGCCTTCCTGCCGCAATTGAAGGCGACCGACAGCGCGCGGATCGTCAACGTCTCGAGCCTGTTCGGGCTGATTGCCCCGCCGGGGCAGACCGCTTATTCGGCCGCCAAGTTCGCGGTGCGCGGCTTTTCGGAATCGCTTCGCCGCGAGCTCGAGGAAGCGGGCTCCACCGTCGGGGTCACCGTCATCCACCCGGGCGGAATCAACACCGACATCGCCCGCAACGCCCGCCCGCCGCGCCACGTCACCAACGAGGAAGCGGCACTGATCGCGGACGAGAAGGACCGCTTCCAGAAATTCCTGCGCATGTCGCCGGTCAAGGCGGGCGAGATCATCGTCGAGGGCATCGAGAAGGAACGGCCGCGCGTGCTGGTCGGCAATGACGCGCGCATCGGCGCGCTGATCGAGCGGCTGAGCCCGGTCGGTTACTGGAACATCCTTAAGCGGAGCATGGCATGA